Proteins encoded by one window of Epinephelus moara isolate mb chromosome 18, YSFRI_EMoa_1.0, whole genome shotgun sequence:
- the ube2m gene encoding NEDD8-conjugating enzyme Ubc12: MIKLFSLKQQKKDEESAGGNRAGAGGKKASAAQLRIQKDINELNLPKTCEINFPDDDDLLNFRLIISPDEGFYKGGKFVFSFKVGQGYPHDPPKVKCETMVYHPNIDLEGNVCLNILREDWKPVLTINSIIYGLQYLFLEPNPEDPLNKEAAEVLQTNRRLFEQNVYRSLRGGYVGATYFERCLK; the protein is encoded by the exons ATGATTAAGCTCTTTTCcctgaagcagcagaagaaAGACGAGGAATCTGCCGGAGGAAACAGAGCAGGAGccgggggaaaaaaagctaGCGCGGCCCAGCTCCGGATACAGAAAG ACATCAATGAGTTGAACCTGCCAAAGACCTGTGAGATCAACTTCCCTGATGACGATGACCTCCTTAACTTCAGACTCATCATCTCACCAGACgag GGTTTTTACAAAGGAGGAAAATTTGTCTTCAGCTTTAAG gtAGGACAGGGTTACCCCCACGACCCCCCCAAGGTAAAGTGTGAGACGATGGTGTATCACCCCAACATCGACCTGGAAGGAAACGTCTGCCTAAATATCTTAAG AGAGGACTGGAAGCCTGTGTTGACAATAAACTCTATCATCTACGGTCTACAGTATCTATTTCTA gAGCCTAACCCTGAGGACCCGTTGAACAAGGAGGCGGCAGAAGTCCTGCAGACGAACCGGCGGCTCTTTGAGCAGAACGTCTATCGCTCTCTGAGGGGAGGCTACGTGGGCGCCACCTACTTCGAGAGGTGTCTTAAATAA